A genomic window from Vagococcus entomophilus includes:
- the gloA2 gene encoding SMU1112c/YaeR family gloxylase I-like metalloprotein, with protein MCILGSAPIHHIAIIASDYQRTKDFYVNRLGFRVIRENKRAEDIKIDLKSNQMEIEIFIKENQPKRPSYPEAYGLRHLAFKVANIEETVFELSQKGIVCEAIRMDAFTGSKMTFFFDPDGLPLELHE; from the coding sequence ATGTGTATCTTAGGTTCAGCTCCGATCCATCATATTGCCATTATCGCTTCTGATTATCAAAGGACGAAAGATTTTTATGTGAATCGGTTAGGTTTTCGTGTAATACGCGAAAATAAACGAGCCGAAGACATTAAAATAGATTTAAAAAGCAATCAAATGGAAATTGAAATTTTTATTAAAGAAAATCAGCCGAAAAGGCCGAGCTATCCTGAAGCGTACGGTCTTAGACACCTCGCTTTTAAAGTTGCAAATATCGAGGAGACAGTATTTGAGTTATCTCAAAAAGGCATTGTATGTGAAGCAATCAGAATGGATGCGTTCACTGGATCCAAAATGACCTTTTTTTTCGATCCAGATGGATTGCCGCTTGAATTGCATGAATGA
- the trpA gene encoding tryptophan synthase subunit alpha, protein MKTLEKKMKNQANMSIIPYIMAGDGGLEQLEERLLFLEHAGATVIEVGIPFSDPVADGPIIQAAGLRALQKKVNLEQIIAVLKNSQVKVPLVIMSYFQPIFHYGVETFFSQLHNSPVKGLIIPDLPFEHQDYLTPFLKKSDIALVQLISLTSSPARIQELIANAEGFIYTVTVNGTTGEKIAFDQRINQQLKLVKSQTNLPVLAGFGVSTLEHVENFSKFCDGVIIGSKVVKMFAEKQEEELAKFLQIAKEVPKH, encoded by the coding sequence GTGAAAACACTTGAAAAGAAGATGAAAAACCAAGCCAACATGAGTATTATTCCTTACATTATGGCGGGAGATGGCGGATTAGAGCAGTTAGAAGAACGATTGCTTTTTTTAGAACATGCTGGGGCAACAGTTATTGAAGTAGGAATCCCATTCTCAGATCCTGTTGCGGACGGACCAATCATTCAAGCGGCTGGTTTACGTGCATTACAAAAAAAAGTCAATTTGGAGCAAATTATCGCTGTACTTAAAAATAGTCAGGTTAAAGTACCGTTAGTCATAATGAGTTATTTTCAACCGATTTTTCATTACGGAGTTGAAACATTTTTTTCACAGCTACACAATTCTCCTGTGAAGGGGTTAATTATTCCCGATTTGCCTTTTGAACATCAGGATTATCTCACTCCGTTTTTGAAAAAGAGTGATATTGCGCTTGTTCAATTAATTTCTCTAACGAGTAGTCCTGCTCGCATTCAAGAATTGATTGCAAATGCAGAGGGATTTATTTATACCGTAACAGTCAACGGAACTACAGGGGAAAAAATAGCGTTTGACCAACGAATCAATCAGCAATTAAAGCTGGTCAAATCACAGACAAATTTGCCGGTACTTGCAGGATTCGGTGTTTCGACACTAGAGCATGTCGAAAATTTTTCAAAATTTTGTGATGGCGTAATCATCGGTAGCAAAGTAGTAAAGATGTTTGCTGAAAAACAAGAAGAAGAGCTAGCTAAATTTTTGCAAATAGCGAAAGAGGTACCCAAACATTAA
- the trpB gene encoding tryptophan synthase subunit beta has product MNKPYTLPDEKGFYGEYGGQFVPETLMQAVKQLQEVYQKSQHDEQFQAELAYYLKEYVGRETPLYFAEQLTDYVGGAKIYLKREDLNHTGAHKINNTVGQILLAKKMGKKRVVAETGAGQHGVATATVAALMNMECTIFMGAIDVQRQALNVFRMELLGAKVVSVESGSKTLKDAVNEALRYWVATVEDTHYVMGSVLGPHPFPQIVRDYQSVIGKEAKKQFLEKKGVLPDALIACVGGGSNAMGLFYPFVEDSEVEMYGVEAAGLGLETAKHAASITKGEPGVLHGALMKVLQDESGQINEAFSISAGLDYPGLGPEHCHFNEIKRVKYVSITDDEAVEAFQLLTKKEGIIPALESAHAIAYTMKHAKDMSPDQSVIVCLSGRGDKDVAQIRTLLNSKRGEKK; this is encoded by the coding sequence ATGAATAAACCATATACATTACCAGATGAAAAAGGATTTTACGGAGAATACGGTGGACAGTTTGTCCCGGAAACTTTAATGCAAGCAGTCAAACAACTGCAAGAAGTTTATCAAAAAAGTCAGCATGATGAGCAATTTCAAGCGGAACTTGCTTATTATTTAAAAGAATATGTTGGAAGGGAAACCCCGCTATATTTTGCGGAGCAACTGACAGATTATGTGGGTGGTGCAAAAATTTATTTAAAAAGAGAAGATTTAAATCATACGGGCGCACATAAAATTAATAATACAGTGGGTCAAATTTTATTAGCCAAAAAAATGGGGAAAAAGCGAGTGGTTGCAGAAACGGGTGCTGGTCAACACGGAGTGGCTACGGCAACAGTGGCTGCGCTCATGAACATGGAATGTACTATTTTTATGGGTGCTATTGATGTCCAACGGCAAGCATTAAATGTCTTTAGAATGGAGTTACTAGGAGCAAAAGTTGTCAGTGTTGAATCGGGTAGTAAGACGCTTAAGGATGCGGTTAATGAAGCGTTGCGTTACTGGGTTGCGACTGTAGAGGATACACATTATGTAATGGGTTCCGTTTTAGGACCACACCCCTTTCCGCAAATTGTACGTGATTATCAGAGTGTGATTGGCAAAGAGGCAAAGAAACAATTTTTAGAAAAAAAAGGCGTCTTACCTGATGCGCTGATTGCGTGTGTTGGTGGTGGGAGCAATGCGATGGGCTTATTTTATCCTTTTGTTGAGGACTCAGAGGTAGAAATGTACGGGGTTGAAGCAGCAGGTTTAGGTCTTGAGACAGCTAAACACGCGGCGAGTATTACAAAAGGAGAACCAGGAGTATTGCACGGAGCATTGATGAAAGTATTGCAAGATGAATCCGGTCAAATCAACGAAGCATTTTCGATATCAGCAGGTTTGGATTATCCTGGATTAGGTCCAGAACATTGTCATTTTAATGAGATAAAACGCGTTAAATATGTTTCCATTACAGATGATGAGGCAGTTGAGGCTTTTCAACTTTTGACCAAAAAAGAAGGAATCATCCCAGCACTTGAGAGTGCTCACGCCATTGCTTATACAATGAAGCATGCAAAAGATATGTCACCAGATCAATCAGTTATTGTCTGCTTATCGGGTCGTGGAGATAAAGATGTGGCTCAAATTAGAACGTTATTAAATAGTAAAAGAGGCGAAAAAAAGTGA